In one window of Vulpes vulpes isolate BD-2025 chromosome 1, VulVul3, whole genome shotgun sequence DNA:
- the LOC140597824 gene encoding uncharacterized protein: MHSRLTLQGPGNRNSQAFFERGSPQPNVPFRGRSACGSSFSPGRGQPSLPQGRAQLRSAQPAKSGPHRAAPARPQQPLDPRQRGWAWAPAATAPPTRAREQRVRPTRYAGPGPTCRGERGSWTAATGPRAGAPAAGARPRDPGYPRRGRAGRDAGGLPRASAARRGGRGDLALPSAPVRRRRRHFAFHSVSPPPHSAAGFPDVGISRRRLRGGRGLGASVRRAARRRQPARRLQPPAAAALRGRPVPCVWASVAPRRPASPPPGAAPVTRRGRAIRLSPSESTHFSLAFTWALSVHG; the protein is encoded by the exons ATGCACAGTAGGCTGACATTACAGGGGCCTGGAAATAGAAATTCCCAGGCTTTCTTCGAG CGAGGCTCTCCGCAGCCTAACGTGCCCTTCCGAGGCCGCAGCGCCTGCGGCTCTTCCTTCAGCCCCGGGCGCGGCCAACCCTCGCTTCCCCAGGGCAGGGCTCAGCTCAGGTCCGCGCAACCAGCCAAATCAGGCCCGCACCgggccgccccggcccgcccgcaGCAGCCCCTGGACCCCCGCCAGCGGGGCTGGGCGTGGGCCCCGGCGGCCACCGCCCCGCCAACTCGGGCTCGGGAGCAGAGAGTGCGCCCCACCCGCTACGCCGGCCCCGGACCTACCTGCAGGGGAGAGCGGGGCTCCTGGACAGCGGCCACGGGCCCGAGAGCGGGCGCGCCGGCGGCCGGAGCCCGGCCCAGGGACCCCGGGTATCCccggcggggcagggcggggagaGACGCCGGCGGGCTGCCGCGGGCCAGCGCGGCCCGTCGCGGGGGTCGCGGGGACCTGGCTCTCCCCTCAGCACCagtccgccgccgccgccgccatttTGCCTTCCACTCGGTGTCGCCGCCGCCGCACTCCGCCGCAGGTTTCCCGGATGTGGGCATTTCCCGGCGTCGCTTGCGCGGGGGCCGAGGACTGGGGGCTTCTGTCCGCCGGGCCGCCCGCCGCCGGCAGCCAGCGCGCCGCCTGCAGCCGCCTGCAGCCGCCGCCCTGCGCGGGCGCCCTGTCCCCTGCGTGTGGGCGAGCGTCGCCCCGCGTCGCCCCGCGTCGCCCCCGCCTGGCGCGGCCCCGGTGACTCGCCGGGGTCGCGCCATCAGGCTCTCCCCTTCCGAGTCCACTCACTTCAGTCTCGCTTTTACTTGGGCTCTTTCTGTGCACGGATAG